The following are encoded together in the Pseudomonas sp. Leaf58 genome:
- the tmk gene encoding dTMP kinase, whose product MKGYMIVIEGGNGAGKGMVIEGLEAHFAQQGRDVVLSKEPGATRFGLRLRKMILDNEYPELFNESKLLLFAAARAQNLREVILPALQADKLILCDRWATSSVSFQGYAEGLPIEVVKAANQVALGPFQPDIVFILDIDPQIGIERTRARNAEKDYFEQKPLEYHRRARHGYLTQAQEDPERFVVIDASQPPEVVLAQIIAILEVRMKTAQQDRNLLSA is encoded by the coding sequence ATGAAAGGTTACATGATCGTCATTGAAGGCGGGAACGGCGCTGGCAAGGGCATGGTGATCGAAGGCCTGGAGGCGCATTTCGCCCAGCAAGGACGGGATGTCGTGCTGAGCAAAGAGCCTGGCGCGACACGGTTTGGACTGCGCTTGCGCAAGATGATTCTCGACAATGAATATCCAGAGCTGTTCAATGAATCGAAGCTGCTGTTGTTTGCGGCGGCCAGGGCCCAGAATCTGCGCGAAGTGATCCTCCCTGCGCTTCAGGCCGATAAGCTGATCCTCTGTGACCGTTGGGCGACCTCGTCAGTGAGTTTCCAGGGGTATGCCGAAGGCCTGCCCATCGAAGTCGTCAAAGCGGCCAACCAGGTGGCACTGGGGCCGTTCCAGCCGGACATCGTCTTCATCCTCGATATCGACCCGCAGATCGGCATTGAGCGCACCCGCGCCCGCAACGCCGAGAAGGATTATTTCGAACAAAAGCCGCTTGAGTATCATCGCCGCGCCCGGCACGGCTACCTCACTCAGGCCCAGGAAGACCCTGAGCGCTTCGTCGTGATTGATGCCAGTCAGCCCCCTGAGGTGGTGCTTGCCCAGATCATCGCGATTCTCGAAGTGCGCATGAAAACGGCGCAGCAAGACCGGAATCTCCTGAGCGCATGA